The sequence GAGTCCCCGGCGCGAACGGCTCGGAAGAGCTCGCGCTCCGAGCCGCCGCGGCTCCATGTTAGCGCGCTCCTGCGCACGGCGCGCTGCGGCGCACGTTAGCCCCTGTCGAGCTCCGGTGgggccgcggcggaggagagagagagagagagagagagagagagagagagagagagagaggtgcggAGACGAGCTCACAAAGGAAGGTTAGCAGTTTTTTAAGGTAAATGTTAAAGAggagggatgcaaatggatcagGGTTCGATTCCGATCCGTTTTAAATAAAGTTGTGagtataagtcaaaaaaattttttaaaaatttacgcCTATATCGACTAGACCAGaacaaaataactaaaaaaataaaaaaatataataaaaattaatttgtcacGAATCTAGAACCCTCCAGTCTCGGAACCCGCATTGTTTGCATTTGTAAAGAGTAGTTTTCACTCTCCAGTTTGTGGTAATGGATCGGGTTACCACTTCGAACAGAATTATACAAACTTCGTTACCAGAGAATTGGATTTGGCTAAATTCCACTGCACTgtattatcatatattttagTTGTTTTCTCACCTCTCATATataatgtattatttttttcacgAATATTACTGCATTTCACACCAGACGCTAATAAACAGAAACCACGCGAACTGTAGTACTCTAACGACGTAGTGCAGCTATTTAGAGGACCAAAGCCAAGCAGAAGCAGCAAAATCTATAATTGGGCACTGGGGTCTACTATTAACAGTTGGTAACATGGCGACATGCACCGTGCTTTTGCGACACAAGGGCCCGTATATTATGAGGGGGCTCGCGAGAATCGTCCTCCTGCGGTAGCATCTGAAGGGATGTTATCTTGCGGGCTCAAGAATTAACTAATGGAATGCGCTGCATCAGAAGTAGATTGGAGTAGAATTTGAACTGCAGCAATCGATTTATTTGGATGCAGACTCTGTGCGCGTCTATTCGATTAGTTGAATTAAATAGAGCAGCATTCTGCTGGTAGTAGAGTCACAGTCGAAATACGTAAGCGCTGTGTATATTATACACACAACACACTTTAAATGTAATGGGTGCGTCACTTTGTTCAGCTCGTAGTGCTTTCGATCCATACTAATTGATATTTTATGGACTGTAGCTGGGCCTTAGATGCTGCCCATTATTGCATGCAGTCCGATGTTCGACACCTGGACTTTAATATTCGTGAAGATGACGCCCAGGTCCATTTTTGATTTTGGAAAGGCCCTCGTAGAACTATAAATGGGCCTTAAAAGTCCAATGAGCCCATAGCCTCGAGGATCCGTTCGGCCTACTATTGCATGTAGTCCGATTCCTGACACCTGGACTTTAATTGTCGTGCCCCTGGATGCATCGGCAGCGTCGTCTAACGCAGTATTTAGGGTTTTACTCCGCTCATTACGGCTCTGGTCGACGTCGGCGTCTAGGGTTCCCTCCGGCTCCTCCAAGGTAAGAAGCGTCTCTCTTCgatcctcttcctcctcctcttctcccacCGTCCCCAAAATCGTAACTTGAATCCTTAATGCTACTCGTTGTTTGATATTTGGAAGTGATTTAGTTGGTGATTTCGGTTCATTTTTGAAGTGATTCAGTAGGCGCTTCTTCGGTTTcgaagcaaattttttttttgttgatttattgatgatgatgatgatgattatgaTGTTGATGGACTTTGGATTTGTTCAATTTTCATGAATCTCATCTAATATCTATTGTTTGTGAACTAGAGTGCTATTGCGATGGCTCCTTCGCAGCCGAACAGTGGTCTCTTCGTTGGACTCAACAAAGGGCACATTGTCACCAAGAGGGAGATCCCTCCTCGCCCTTCGAGTAGAAAAGGGGTATGATCTGAATCCACTTATGGAAATCGATCACTTTTCTGTATTATTATGTAGAAAAGTTGAATACTTCATGCTTACTTgatttgttcttttgtttagCCAACATTTCTCTCGATTTTATAGTTCAGTATAAGGTTCATTGTGTTGCTACAATGACACATTTATTGTCTCTATATTGTGCTTGTGTTTTCTGAGAATCAATACGACAGGGGAAATGTAGACTCTGAATaactgcgaaaaaaaaaatttggtgtcACAAGTTCGTATGGTAGTGTTTTTTGACAAGTTCATATGGTGTCATATTTGGTAAAAGGTATACTTAGATATCTAAATGTTTTACTCAGGTGTCATCAGATATATAATTCATTCCGTATTTATTCAATCATTAGAAGTTGCATATTATTTTAATGGGATAGTGGTCGCCAATATGAcaccctctctttctttctctcgaTGACATCACGGATATCTTGCATAAAGCTGCAAGAACTTTGATTCAGTAGAAGCTAGTTCTGTTTCTAATGGAATGAGCTTATTTGGTAGTCAAGGATATGTTTGTTGTGAACATTTCTTGCAGAGTTCATCAGATGTTTGATGGGAATTGTTACTTTGTGAATTATTTCTGAAgctataatctaatttttttagggACTTGCACTGTAGTTTTACCACCTTTAAAACTCAAGTTATACATTTCCATGGTTAATTAGTTACCTCACTTTATGTGCTCTTTAGACTTTACATTTTAAAGTATTATGTACATTGTGGAAGAGAACATGTAACTTATCTTGTCATAACCTGGTTACTAGTGTACTGTTCATGTCCTTTGCTTGGTTGGTCTAAACTTGAAGTGTAATAAGCGGTGAGATGTTATATTTCAGAAAACTAGCAAGAGAGTGCACTTTGTCAGGAGCTTGATCAGAGAAGTAGCTGGGTTTGCTCCCTATGAGAAGCGGATTACTGAGCTTCTGAAAGTTGGAAAGGACAAGCGTGCATTAAAGGTGGCAAAAAGAAAGCTCGGCACTCATAAGAGAGCAAAGAAGAAGCGTGAGGAGATGGCTAATGTTCTTAGGAAGATGAGgtgtgttttatttatttatgtttgcTTTCTCATTTTGGTTCCTGCAACATATATGGTGTGGCTATTTCTTACTTATAGCAATTTGATGGCCTCTGATGACTGATGAGGCACATATACTACTACTTACAAGATTATACCTGGTTGACTAATCGATTATTGAGTTTAAAATGATGAGTCAATGTTCAACTAAGGAAGTTCTATACGTTGTTATTTTTACTTGAACTTGGTGACTAAATTTTGCTCGTGGTTAGAacataagatatatatatatatatatatagtaataatcaTTTGACTGTGACTGACTAGTGGAGGTTTGCTGATGGGTCTAACAAAAGCGTTTTTCATTTCGACAGGTCTGGTGGGGTGTCTGAGAAGAAGAAATGAAACCAAGCAGTCACATGCTTTTCTTCTCGGCAGGAGGAAGCTTAGATTACACAATTCTGATTAATCTTTGAGACATTTATGATGTTGCTTTCCAAGGAGAGACTTTTTAACCGAGATTCTACCTTCTTTCATTCTTGCTCATCGCAGCAAACTTGGGTTTTTGATGTTATTTCGCGACTTCCACTTTTTTCAGTGTTGTTCTGCATTATGTGATGCGCAAAGAGTTGTGAAAAATATTGAGAAAGTTGTTCTTCCTTGCTGGCATCTTCAACAACAGCAGTAATGTGATTCTTTTACTTATTATTCCGCATTTGCGCTGTGCTCTTTAACCACCAATTGTGaacaagaataaataaaatttcgaGACATTTAAGTCCCAACTACAGAAGAAGACTCAAAGAGGGGAATGAACATTTTGGCAACTGCTCGGTGAAGTAAAACTTCATGGAAAAAGAGGAAAGTGGTGTAGATCTTGACAGGGAAAGGAAGAACGTTTTCGGATGATCTAAAATCTACTTAAAAGCATGAGAAGCTGAGACGAATAAATTGATTTGGTGTTGTTTGAGGATCTTGTTGGAGCTAATGAAGGACCAAATATGTGTGATGGGGCCTAGCAAGCAAAGACAGATTAACTAACACATTGACTAAATCCACTACTCTATTTAGCATTCATTTTAACCACATTTACAGAGTCAACATCTTAGCATCATTATCATGACAAGCTTACTCCATTATTACGCGTTAAACTAAGATCTATGCTTTGAGCTTTCCACGTTTGACGAGTTCAAATCATAAATGTTATAGCAAAGACCAATATTGATACCTAACCGAATATTTTTCATGtttatttaacaaatttaacaaaaaaattataaatactaaGTTGGTCGGCAACTCCTTTTCAGGAGATTagctaatatattaatttatcacATGTCATATCAAACCTGTTTCTTGCATTAATTGCATATCGTATTTGGCCAACTAgcaccatttttctttttctttttttgatttttttaaagaCTAGCACCAGTTAGTTTTCAACTTTTTCTCTGACAACATAAAGAAACATTAGAaccgtaaaaataaaaataaaatagaagtttATTTAACTTTGATTTGGTTTTGAAAAACTATTGAGCTACGAGATTACAAAGATAGGTGCATGAGAAAGAAATGGAGGCGATATGGTCGCAAGATGCAGCAATAAAaggagtccagctactatactcttatatggTCGCAAGATGCAGCAATAAAaggagtccggctgctatacttttataagtacgatcgtctttgtattcataagtcgttttcgatgataaagcttccgatTCAACaatccatatcgttaaatattttttagagcatttaaaatttctagaaatcaaatttcattatttttcgacatcatttaccttacgatcaaaagcttacaaaattgataatttttaacgaccggtagaaaatatttgctagtttaacagtgcaaaaaaatcagaataggttatatttttgatagaaaattctattcactatctagataaagaccaataacttcgatcttaaattgaagaatctgaatttttaggacgtcgttcgattttgatcgttcattttataccggcgtgatggactttattatgatttcgaaaaattacaaaatttattttctacaagtttcaaatactctagattatatttaactgAATGGATCGTTAATTCGAAagtcgcatcatcgaaaacaacttatgagtacgaatggcCCAATATTCATAAGAGAATAGTATTCCTACTccaataaaaattctatatcttaataaaattacggaatatttattataaacatttttttttattatattctcACCgaaaaaaaagaccaaaaaaagagagagagagagagagagagagagagagagagagaaacaactCGAACAccaattttctaattttgtaaaaaaatttttaaatttggagTAGATACGTACATCACCTCTTACTTAGTTTAGTTCGATCCATGGAGGGAGACGATAGGAGACCCTTgccctcgtcgtcgtcggcggcggcggcggcggcggcggaggcggtggtgGTGGCGCTCGACGCGGCGAGGGAGCTCATGGGGTTCTGCGGCGAGGGGANaaaatttttaaatttggagTAGATACGTACATCACCTCTTACTTAGTTTAGTTCGATCCATGGAGGGAGACGATAGGAGACCCTTGCCCTCGTCGAtccccgcggcggcggccggaaccCTAGAGCCGCTCGCGGAGGCGCTCGACGCGGCGAGGGAGCTCATGGGGTTCTGCGGCGAGGGGAGCAAGATCTTTTTGGTATGGTAAAGCTCGCGTTTTGGTTGGTTTTGTTTCCATCTTTTGTTCGAATTTTGGGGATTAGTTTGATTTGATGGTTGAACTCGCAGCTCTGGTTCACTTTGATTTCCTTTTATTGCCGAGATCTCGGTTGTATTAGGAGCAACTTTACTGATAGTGATCATCTAGGTTATCTAATTTGTTCACTAATTTTGTCGTGTTTTGCATATTTTTGCAATTCTGATAACTAGTGTAGTTGAATTCGAAGTTTTGAACTATCCATGGTTTGTTGCACGCTATACTGTATTttgttcagattttttttttttttgaattaagtgTATTCGTTATGTGAATTCTCAGAGGCTGGTAGATTCTGGTTAATGTCCATTTACAGGGATAAACTATTGTTGTAATTTTGTTTGTGCATCTGTGTGCAGAGGAAAATGAATATTCCGAAGTATCAAATTTGAGCTCTTGACTCGTTCTCTTTCCAATAAATTGCGGAGATGTAGGCTTAAGAATAGTACAGTTCTCTGTCAGGGTTTGCTTGTTTACACTTTAAGATTAAGATAATCAGGGATGTTAAGTAATGATTTTTCCTTAATATTATTAGGATCAAATTCTGAAAATTTTCTGTCGCCAACCAAGTCAATTGTCCTTTGGTAACTGCTTGGAAGAAAATTATTTGTACCTGGATTTTATTATGGTTGCTTTTCGCATAAATATTATCAATTCTATGTGATTTGCTCTAACTGTAAGTTTGCAAAGCAAATGATCTCAACATTGTGGCAATCAAGTAGCAGTTCATTGTACCGCCCATACCAacttatttctttctatttatCTCTCCCTGTTTCCACTCTTTAATCTTTAGCAGCCTGGTATGATAATGGAAATACTTTATTTTGCGTGTGGAACGATATGGCAAAAGGGATTCATCTGCTAGCTTTTGCACAATCGCTTGTAAGAATGCACCCAACGTAGTGTTCATCCAGAAGATAGGGAAAtgatctctttctctttccttttgtGTAACTCAATATTTGTTTCCAATGGAGAAAACTCATCAGTCAAAAATCTTTAATGGTATTTGTTCATAGACATTTTTCTGAATCCCTTCAGATTTGTGAACCTCATAATATCctttcatttgaaaattttgaagtttctgAATGTTAACCTAAATATAAGAGAAATAAGAATGCCTATAATATTTTCCAGCCTTGATTCAGCTTGTTGATGCTTTTGTGTCTAATTCTTTTATCATTTCCTTGGCCTTATTATGTGGAATGACTTTCATTTCTTATGGTTTCTTAAAGAACCTAGAAGTACTCTTAGATCACCGAACTTGGCGTAATGTCATATTCTTTAGTTTAACCTATTCGCACTTGCAGTGTATTCAGTCTCGAACTCAACCTATGTcacttattatacttttgtaCTCTTAATGAGTGACTAGATTCACTCTCAGAGAAAAATAACATGGCTATTTGTACAAAAGTTTTGAAATTACAGTTTGCTTTGATGTGTCGGCTTGACTTAGGgaagtgcaattttattttccttccctGATCTTTTCCTCTCATCATTTGCAGGTCCTTGAGAAAGACACCGTAATGAAAAGGTTTCAGGAAGTATCTTCTCAGTTAGAACAAGCTTTGGGTCAAATTTCTTTTGACGATCTTGACATATCAGATGAAGTTAGAGAACAGGTAAGTAACTTATGGCAATCTCTTTAAAGTCTCTATAGACATTACTCTTCCTTAAATTTGTATCATTAATCTCTTTTGGCACATTCTCAAGAGTACTTCTTCTTGAAGATAAGAGTTTTCTGTTAATTCCTTAATATGTCAGTATCTAATTGAGAGATGTTTTAACAGGTTGAGCTTGTGCATGCTCAACTAAAGAGAGCCAAAGAACGAACTGATATGTCGGATTCAGAGCTTCATACTGAGTTATTATCCCTATATAACAGGACCAAGGAGGTCAACATAGACCCATCGATCCTTGAAAGATTATCAGAAAAGCTACACCTGACTACAATTGCTGATCTCAAACAAGAATCGCTATCTTTGCATGAGATGGTAATtgccagcggcggcggcgatccgGGAGAGCAGATTGAGAAGATGTCGATGCTGCTAAAAAAGATCAAGGATTTCGTGCAGACACAAGACCCTGAAATGGGCAGTGTAGCAAATCCGAAATCTCTGCTTCTTGATAGGAAGCAAAAAACTGCAGTAATTCCAGATGACTTCCGCTGTCCTATATCCCTGGATTTGATGAAAGATCCAGTAATTGTGGCCACTGGTCAggtaacttttaatttaaataaaatcatagagacCTTACCTGAAGTATAGCTGATTTTGATAGGGCATCTACACTCTTGAAGCTTTGATTCTACTACCTACCcttaaaagttgacaatttgtttgatttatctGGTTCACCAGCAAAACTTAATAgtattcttaaatttttagcAGAATATTGTAAAACCTAACCACGTATTCTGTTCACTTACGGAAGTTTTTATCGCTATTTTGACCGAAACCTTTAAGTTCCAACAAAATTTGCCAGGAATTTTGGAAATCAAAAGTAATGGAAGGTGAGATAGTAAACTCAATACTTATGAAAGTTTAGGTATCCATGTTAATACACACTGTaaattcagataaattctatAAGTTTTTTACCTTCTATTCATGGTAATCTTGGTTTTTAGAGGTATTAAGCAGTGTACTATGATtcatctttcaaattttttagctATTCTTTTGTCCATCCAGACATATGAGAGAGCATGCATTGAGAAGTGGCTAGCTTCAGGCCACAACACATGCCCAACCACGCAACAAAAGCTGGTTCACACCTCATTGACCCCAAACTATGTTTTAAGAAGTCTCATCGCCCAATGGTGTGAAGCGAATGGTATTGAACTGCCCAAGCGACCTTGCCAACCTAGTAATCCTACCTCTTCATCATGCTCCTCAAAAGAACATGCTAATATACATGCTCTTCTCCGTAAGTTATCTTCTCCGAAGCCCGACGACCAGCGATCAGCTGCTGGGGAGCTGCGTCTCCTGGCCAAGCGCAACTCTGACAACCGCATCTGTATAGCCGAGGCTGGTGCAATCCCCTTACTGATAAATCTACTCTACACCACCGACTTACGGATCCAGGtttgaaggattttttttttctttaactaaTGTAAGCTGCTAGAAGACActgttttttaatattttatgtactaaACACCAGGAACATGCTGTTACTGCCCTTTTGAATCTCTCCATCCATGACGACAACAAGGCAGGCATAGTTTCTTCAGGGGCCGTGCCAGGCATTGTCAATGTATTGAAAAACGGCAGTATGGAAGCACGGGAGAATGCCGCTGCCACTCTCTTTAGCCTTTCAGTGGTGGATGAATATAAGATAAGAATCGGGGAATTGGGGGCCATACCAGCCCTCGTGTCGTTACTAAGCGAAGGGACTCAGCGTGGGAAAAAGGATGCAGCAACTGCCCTTTTTAACTTGTCCATATATCAGGGGAATAAGGGGAAAGCGGTTCGAGCGGGTGTCGTCCCACTAATAATGGGGCTATTGACTGATCCATTGGGTGGCATGGTGGAAGAGGCTGCGGCGCTGCTGGCAGTGCTGGCAAGCCACCCAGAGGGGAAGACGGCAATTGGGGAGGCTGAGGCTGTGCCAGTGCT is a genomic window of Ananas comosus cultivar F153 linkage group 13, ASM154086v1, whole genome shotgun sequence containing:
- the LOC109719512 gene encoding protein spotted leaf 11-like (The sequence of the model RefSeq protein was modified relative to this genomic sequence to represent the inferred CDS: added 31 bases not found in genome assembly), with product MLDELVDRLRPIPAAAAGTLEPLAEALDAARELMGFCGEGSKIFLVLEKDTVMKRFQEVSSQLEQALGQISFDDLDISDEVREQVELVHAQLKRAKERTDMSDSELHTELLSLYNRTKEVNIDPSILERLSEKLHLTTIADLKQESLSLHEMVIASGGGDPGEQIEKMSMLLKKIKDFVQTQDPEMGSVANPKSLLLDRKQKTAVIPDDFRCPISLDLMKDPVIVATGQTYERACIEKWLASGHNTCPTTQQKLVHTSLTPNYVLRSLIAQWCEANGIELPKRPCQPSNPTSSSCSSKEHANIHALLRKLSSPKPDDQRSAAGELRLLAKRNSDNRICIAEAGAIPLLINLLYTTDLRIQEHAVTALLNLSIHDDNKAGIVSSGAVPGIVNVLKNGSMEARENAAATLFSLSVVDEYKIRIGELGAIPALVSLLSEGTQRGKKDAATALFNLSIYQGNKGKAVRAGVVPLIMGLLTDPLGGMVEEAAALLAVLASHPEGKTAIGEAEAVPVLVEMIGMGSARSRENAAAVLLHLCSGEQQLKYLAQAQECGMMGSLRELAVNGTGRGKRKAVQLLERVSRFVIQQQEEQAQILTLAQAGTQFDVHDQVEHAEHPSSAVLIDR
- the LOC109719114 gene encoding 60S ribosomal protein L36-3-like; amino-acid sequence: MAPSQPNSGLFVGLNKGHIVTKREIPPRPSSRKGKTSKRVHFVRSLIREVAGFAPYEKRITELLKVGKDKRALKVAKRKLGTHKRAKKKREEMANVLRKMRSGGVSEKKK